A genomic segment from Klebsiella africana encodes:
- the nudB gene encoding dihydroneopterin triphosphate diphosphatase, translated as MSFKLPVSVLVVIYAEDTKRVLMLQRRDDPAFWQSVTGSLEAGETALQAAAREVKEEVAIDVACEQLTLIDCQRTVEFEIFSHLRHRYAPGVERNTEFWFCLALPHEREITFTEHLAYRWVSATEAAALTKSWSNRQAIEEFVINAA; from the coding sequence ATGTCATTTAAGCTGCCCGTTTCGGTGCTGGTGGTCATTTACGCCGAAGATACGAAACGGGTGCTGATGTTGCAGCGGCGCGACGATCCCGCATTCTGGCAGTCGGTCACCGGCAGCCTGGAAGCAGGAGAGACCGCGCTGCAGGCCGCCGCGCGTGAAGTAAAGGAAGAGGTCGCCATTGACGTTGCCTGCGAGCAACTGACCTTAATCGACTGTCAGCGCACGGTGGAGTTCGAGATATTTTCTCATTTGCGTCATCGCTATGCGCCGGGTGTAGAGCGTAATACGGAATTCTGGTTCTGTCTTGCGCTGCCTCATGAGCGGGAGATTACTTTCACCGAACATCTGGCCTATCGCTGGGTCAGCGCGACGGAAGCCGCTGCGCTGACCAAGTCGTGGAGCAACCGGCAGGCGATTGAAGAATTTGTAATTAACGCCGCCTGA
- the aspS gene encoding aspartate--tRNA ligase — MRTEYCGQLRQSHVGQQVTLCGWVNRRRDLGSLIFIDMRDREGIVQVFFDPDRADALKLASELRNEFCIQVTGTVRAREERNINADMATGAIEVLASDLTIINRSESLPLDSNHVNTEEARLKYRYLDLRRPEMAQRLKTRAKITSFVRRFMDDNGFLDIETPMLTKATPEGARDYLVPSRVHKGKFYALPQSPQLFKQLLMMSGFDRYYQIVKCFRDEDLRADRQPEFTQIDVETSFMTAPQVREIMEAMVRQLWLEVKGVDLGEFPIMTFAEAERRYGSDKPDLRNPMELVDVADLLKSVEFAVFAGPANDPKGRVAALRVPGGASLTRKLIDEYGNFVKIYGAKGLAYIKVTERAKGMDGINSPVAKFLTAEIVEAILDRTGAQDGDMIFFGADNKKVVADALGALRLKLGKDLSLTDESKWAPLWVIDFPMFEDDGEGGLTAMHHPFTSPKDMTADELKAAPEEAVANAYDMVINGYEVGGGSVRIHRGDMQQTVFGILGINEQEQREKFGFLLDALKYGTPPHAGLAFGLDRLTMLLTGTDNIRDVIAFPKTTAAACLMTEAPSFANPAALGELGIQVVEKEAKASLENK, encoded by the coding sequence ATGCGTACAGAATATTGCGGACAGCTTCGACAGTCCCACGTTGGGCAGCAGGTGACTCTGTGTGGTTGGGTCAACCGCCGTCGCGATCTCGGTAGCCTCATTTTTATCGATATGCGCGACCGCGAAGGCATCGTTCAGGTGTTTTTCGATCCGGATCGTGCGGATGCGTTGAAGTTAGCCTCTGAACTGCGTAATGAATTCTGCATTCAGGTCACTGGCACCGTTCGCGCGCGTGAAGAGAGAAACATCAACGCGGACATGGCCACCGGTGCCATCGAAGTGCTGGCCTCCGATCTGACGATCATTAACCGCTCAGAATCGCTGCCGCTGGACTCCAATCACGTCAATACCGAAGAAGCGCGTCTAAAATATCGCTACCTCGACCTGCGTCGTCCGGAGATGGCGCAGCGCCTGAAAACCCGCGCGAAAATCACCAGCTTTGTGCGCCGCTTTATGGATGACAATGGCTTCCTCGACATCGAAACCCCGATGCTGACTAAAGCCACCCCGGAAGGCGCTCGCGATTACCTCGTGCCTTCCCGCGTGCATAAAGGCAAATTCTACGCGCTGCCGCAGTCGCCGCAGCTGTTCAAACAGCTGCTGATGATGTCCGGCTTCGATCGCTACTATCAGATCGTTAAATGCTTCCGCGATGAAGATCTGCGTGCCGACCGTCAGCCTGAATTCACCCAGATCGACGTGGAAACCTCCTTTATGACCGCGCCGCAGGTGCGTGAGATCATGGAGGCGATGGTGCGTCAGCTGTGGCTGGAAGTGAAAGGCGTCGACCTGGGCGAGTTCCCGATCATGACCTTCGCCGAAGCCGAACGTCGCTATGGCTCCGATAAACCGGATCTGCGTAACCCGATGGAACTGGTGGACGTCGCCGACCTGCTGAAGTCTGTGGAATTCGCGGTTTTTGCCGGCCCGGCCAACGATCCGAAAGGGCGCGTGGCGGCCCTGCGCGTCCCGGGCGGGGCCTCTCTGACCCGCAAGCTGATTGACGAATACGGCAACTTTGTGAAGATCTACGGCGCGAAGGGGCTGGCCTATATTAAAGTGACCGAGCGTGCCAAAGGCATGGACGGGATCAACAGCCCGGTGGCCAAATTCCTGACCGCGGAGATCGTGGAAGCGATCCTTGACCGCACCGGCGCGCAGGATGGAGACATGATCTTCTTCGGCGCCGACAACAAGAAAGTGGTGGCCGACGCGCTGGGCGCGCTGCGTCTGAAGCTCGGTAAAGACCTGAGTCTGACTGACGAGAGCAAATGGGCGCCGCTGTGGGTTATCGACTTCCCGATGTTCGAAGACGACGGCGAAGGCGGCCTGACGGCGATGCATCATCCGTTCACCTCGCCGAAAGATATGACGGCGGATGAGCTGAAAGCCGCGCCGGAAGAGGCTGTAGCCAACGCCTACGATATGGTGATTAACGGTTATGAAGTCGGCGGCGGTTCGGTGCGTATCCACCGCGGCGACATGCAGCAGACCGTATTTGGTATTCTGGGTATTAACGAACAGGAACAGCGTGAGAAATTCGGCTTCCTGCTGGATGCGCTGAAGTACGGTACGCCGCCGCATGCGGGTCTGGCCTTCGGTCTTGACCGTCTGACCATGCTGCTGACCGGTACCGATAACATCCGCGACGTTATCGCCTTCCCGAAAACCACCGCCGCGGCTTGTCTGATGACCGAAGCGCCAAGCTTCGCCAATCCGGCGGCGCTTGGTGAACTGGGTATTCAGGTTGTGGAGAAAGAGGCAAAAGCGTCTCTGGAGAACAAGTAA